A region of Terriglobia bacterium DNA encodes the following proteins:
- a CDS encoding FecR family protein: protein MKHTIRLTIFSVLLSCAVALAQEPVKAPLAGATIADFKGKVSIQLPHQAFAAPARGEVLPPETEVNTNDGTMLLRLTDGSEVLVRAHTRLVIKEPETSGWRYLQLVLGRIRAQVQKHLGGSPGFQIGTPSAVISVRGTRFDVEVDRRGITEVDVEEGVVELDALGGRGGSVLITAGFSSRVGAESAPEVPRPTHDLRPEVDRPGGHGKDSGGDDDPIKKLEARDREHRDRDSGDHGSGSAGSGGGSDSGGSGSGGGGQSGSDGGGGDKSGSSSDGGDRDGGDKHGGGKPPATS, encoded by the coding sequence ATGAAACATACAATCCGTTTGACCATTTTCAGCGTTTTGCTCAGTTGCGCAGTGGCCCTGGCGCAAGAGCCCGTCAAGGCGCCGCTCGCCGGCGCGACCATCGCCGACTTCAAGGGCAAAGTCAGCATCCAGCTTCCCCATCAGGCATTCGCCGCTCCGGCCCGGGGAGAAGTCCTGCCGCCGGAAACAGAGGTCAACACCAACGACGGCACCATGCTGCTGCGCCTGACCGACGGCAGCGAGGTGCTGGTGCGGGCCCACACGCGCCTGGTGATCAAGGAGCCGGAGACCAGCGGCTGGCGCTACCTGCAACTGGTGCTGGGACGGATTCGCGCGCAGGTGCAGAAGCATCTGGGCGGCTCGCCGGGATTTCAGATCGGTACGCCCAGCGCAGTGATCTCCGTCCGCGGCACCCGGTTTGACGTGGAAGTGGACCGGCGCGGCATCACGGAAGTGGACGTGGAAGAAGGCGTGGTGGAACTGGATGCCCTGGGAGGACGCGGCGGCTCAGTGCTGATCACCGCCGGCTTCTCCAGCCGGGTAGGCGCGGAATCGGCGCCGGAAGTTCCCCGCCCAACGCACGATCTGCGTCCTGAAGTGGACCGTCCAGGCGGCCACGGCAAAGACTCCGGTGGCGATGACGATCCCATCAAGAAACTTGAAGCCCGTGACCGCGAGCATCGTGATCGCGACTCCGGCGACCACGGCAGCGGCAGCGCTGGCAGCGGCGGCGGAAGTGACAGTGGCGGCTCCGGTTCCGGCGGAGGCGGGCAATCCGGCTCCGATGGCGGTGGTGGCGACAAGTCCGGTTCGAGTTCAGATGGCGGAGATCGCGACGGAGGCGACAAGCACGGTGGGGGCAAGCCGCCGGCAACGAGCTGA
- a CDS encoding sigma-54 dependent transcriptional regulator, whose translation MAGSKSKQSFRILIVDDDDSTRNLLASVLTAEGYPCLTANNVDSAEVILRQQAVQMAFVDLYLGTGNGLNVLDLIKMLQPQCACAIMTAHTSVETVAKSLGSGAVEYLGKPLLIDDLLAVVRKVQDSRNASPAAAGDSDEGPETSIIGRTPPMLEVYRAIARVAPTDVSVLIQGASGTGKELVARAIHDHSSRAKMPFVPVNCGALPENILESELFGHEKGAYTGADNARPGLFEAANGGTLFLDEISETKPSFQVNLLRAVQEHQIRRVGSHKYTPVDVRILAASNRELTKLMAANQFREDLYYRLSVVVITLPNLEERRADIPLLVQHFLKRSNLKNGRTVKITDAATQFLSNSSWPGNVRELENLVERLAIFCTSGEIGVADVENERRQVHGNGATVENPTTLEDMERQHIVRVLQEHAGNKSKAARALGIERKTLYQKARRLGIDLLVG comes from the coding sequence ATGGCGGGCAGTAAATCAAAACAGAGCTTCCGGATCCTGATTGTGGATGACGACGACTCCACGCGCAACCTGCTGGCGTCCGTGCTGACGGCGGAAGGCTATCCCTGCCTCACCGCCAACAACGTGGATTCGGCGGAGGTGATTCTCCGCCAGCAAGCCGTGCAGATGGCATTTGTTGACCTGTATTTGGGCACGGGAAACGGGCTCAACGTGCTGGACCTGATCAAAATGCTGCAGCCGCAGTGCGCCTGCGCCATAATGACCGCGCATACCAGCGTGGAAACCGTGGCCAAGTCGCTGGGATCGGGCGCGGTCGAATATCTGGGCAAGCCGCTGCTGATTGATGATCTGCTGGCCGTGGTGCGTAAGGTGCAGGACAGCCGCAATGCATCGCCCGCAGCGGCCGGCGACAGCGACGAAGGGCCGGAAACGTCCATCATCGGGCGCACTCCGCCGATGCTGGAAGTCTACCGGGCGATTGCCCGCGTCGCGCCCACCGACGTTAGTGTGCTCATCCAGGGCGCCAGCGGAACCGGAAAAGAACTGGTGGCCCGGGCCATCCACGATCACAGTTCACGCGCCAAGATGCCGTTTGTTCCCGTGAACTGCGGCGCGCTGCCGGAAAACATTCTGGAAAGCGAACTCTTCGGCCACGAAAAAGGCGCTTACACCGGCGCCGACAACGCCCGCCCTGGACTGTTTGAAGCGGCCAACGGCGGCACGCTCTTTCTAGACGAGATTTCAGAAACCAAACCCAGCTTTCAGGTGAACCTGCTGCGCGCGGTACAGGAGCACCAGATTCGCCGGGTGGGTTCGCATAAGTACACGCCGGTGGACGTGAGGATCCTGGCGGCCAGCAATCGCGAGTTGACCAAACTGATGGCGGCCAACCAGTTTCGTGAAGACCTCTACTACCGGCTGAGCGTGGTGGTGATCACGCTGCCTAACCTGGAAGAACGCCGCGCGGACATTCCTCTGCTGGTGCAGCACTTCTTGAAGCGGTCCAACCTGAAGAACGGGCGCACGGTAAAGATCACCGATGCGGCGACGCAGTTCCTGTCCAATTCCTCGTGGCCGGGCAACGTGCGCGAACTGGAGAACCTGGTGGAACGCCTGGCCATCTTCTGCACGTCGGGGGAGATCGGCGTGGCGGACGTGGAGAACGAACGCCGGCAGGTGCACGGCAACGGCGCAACCGTGGAGAACCCCACCACCCTGGAAGACATGGAGCGGCAACACATCGTCAGGGTGTTGCAGGAACATGCCGGCAACAAATCAAAAGCAGCGCGGGCCCTGGGGATTGAGCGTAAGACGCTGTACCAGAAGGCGCGCCGGTTAGGGATTGACCTGCTGGTGGGATAA
- a CDS encoding DUF5666 domain-containing protein, which produces MKRVLLIAFVSIVFALVVGCGGSSSTPPFQATGTSTTVQFGDALDSRVVKFEMTISAITLTGVSPTATTGNLLARPAEFEFVHTAGTMEPLTLANVPPGTYNGATITVGANAELVVVNGTTPTKVPAPVSPTNVSVTFANITVGTTPLFINFDLDLAGSLTLTGSPNITAATVSPKFSVTSSTTPPAGGEGNEDDNNGEIEDVHGKVSAITAPNFTIDTGSTSIVFATDSNTKFKDGITQLSDLKVGDIVEVDGVTKSDGTKLATKVEREGSSSGKEADGVISAVTGSPATAITIVHQHDSDDAAGAPTTVDITINSSTVFSVRSDKLSVTGTFDATHIGKGQRVEADASANATPLVATKLKLREQGIVGTVASSPAPTASAFTLTIDPASAFGKLSGATSVAVTVPSGATLKTAPTSGATLLVRGLVFVNGTTYTMTATRGDHN; this is translated from the coding sequence ATGAAAAGGGTTCTTTTGATCGCTTTTGTAAGTATTGTGTTTGCTCTTGTAGTCGGCTGCGGCGGCAGCTCCAGCACACCTCCGTTCCAGGCGACCGGGACATCAACAACAGTTCAATTCGGTGATGCTCTGGATTCCAGAGTGGTCAAGTTTGAAATGACCATTTCGGCAATCACGCTGACTGGCGTCAGCCCCACGGCAACCACCGGCAACCTGCTGGCCAGACCGGCGGAGTTTGAATTTGTGCACACCGCCGGCACCATGGAGCCGCTTACCCTGGCCAACGTTCCCCCGGGGACCTACAACGGCGCCACCATCACAGTCGGCGCCAACGCTGAACTGGTGGTCGTCAACGGCACCACGCCGACCAAGGTGCCGGCGCCGGTCTCGCCTACAAATGTGAGCGTAACTTTCGCTAACATCACTGTCGGCACCACGCCGCTGTTCATCAATTTTGATCTGGACCTGGCGGGTTCGCTCACCCTGACTGGCTCACCCAACATCACCGCGGCCACCGTCAGTCCGAAGTTCAGCGTAACTTCCTCCACGACTCCTCCGGCTGGTGGCGAAGGCAATGAAGACGACAACAACGGCGAAATCGAAGACGTCCATGGCAAAGTATCCGCCATCACAGCTCCGAACTTCACCATTGACACCGGCAGCACCAGCATCGTCTTCGCGACAGACTCCAACACGAAGTTCAAAGACGGCATCACGCAACTTTCTGATCTGAAGGTTGGGGACATCGTGGAAGTGGACGGCGTCACCAAGTCCGATGGCACCAAGCTGGCGACTAAAGTTGAACGCGAGGGCAGCAGCAGCGGCAAGGAAGCTGATGGTGTTATCTCCGCAGTGACCGGCAGCCCGGCTACGGCGATCACCATTGTGCACCAGCACGATTCTGACGATGCGGCCGGTGCGCCCACCACGGTGGACATCACCATCAACTCCAGCACCGTTTTCAGCGTGCGCTCTGACAAGCTCAGCGTGACTGGCACCTTTGATGCGACTCACATCGGCAAAGGACAGCGCGTGGAAGCAGACGCCAGCGCCAACGCCACGCCTCTGGTGGCCACCAAGCTGAAGCTGCGTGAGCAGGGCATTGTGGGCACAGTTGCCTCCAGCCCGGCGCCCACGGCCTCGGCCTTCACACTCACGATTGATCCGGCGTCAGCGTTCGGCAAGCTCAGTGGCGCGACGTCCGTAGCGGTGACTGTCCCCAGCGGTGCAACGCTGAAGACGGCGCCCACGTCCGGTGCAACGCTCCTGGTGCGTGGACTGGTGTTCGTCAACGGCACCACCTACACCATGACCGCCACCCGCGGAGACCACAACTAG
- a CDS encoding CHASE2 domain-containing protein, which translates to MKFLPNPSNARPIKLGRWLRLNGVLLGLVLLVSLSFPVSTLSLKLNDFYFQLRGPQPTSQQVALVLIDDASLDHYGRWPWHRTQLARLINAVSAQNPKAIGLDVLLSEPEDEPNDAALTQAIQSAPNLVLGSKISSSPDTRLWMDPLPRFAQAAKGVGHVQAITDFDGLCRSVPLEEPSADGLRTAFSLKLAGLVKPQLKALERSLDTRGSGLEKISSRTQLIDYRQQFEPGADPAPFVTVSAGDLLAGKNTGQLSGKAVLIGFGSIEVSDRLFTPVSDQLPMPGVEINANVLDMLLSGRSLQHVSVAWQLLALVLLSMTAIWLVVREPGVRGLVLLAAMIIAGYFGAYFLFLRFHLLISYGPLLAAGLLAAPIAQLENLLLVNREVTSRLQQLRRTIAPASDARPLGAQAEVAAGAAPAGLHWKLEALKHLQADLSSLYTFRQTLLETMREGLAVYGADGALLFSNGTWKKFCERHRTRLGNLAGVAEMAGGWPEIQNLAPDGSSWAENEVSLEEELWLFRAVRLPWTSFAEAGALLVMAEDITARRQRDQARSEALSFVTHELRTPLVSIQGFSELLMRYPNSAASSEAPATIFRETNRLVAMINTYLEVLRLDAGARPLRRTRANVRDMVAHVEKVVRPLAAAAHVPVRVEVDSEDEFVLCDETLISGALLNLVSNAIKYGARDSAVVLRVTSGEHDIEFEVHNAGPAIPAADLEHIFERFYRPQRSESIPGWGLGLSFVRRICQQHGGRVQVSSHEISGTSFLFTLPRGAMEVTEVAP; encoded by the coding sequence ATGAAGTTTCTTCCCAACCCGAGTAACGCGCGCCCCATCAAATTGGGCCGCTGGCTGCGTCTGAACGGCGTGCTGCTGGGACTGGTGTTGCTGGTGAGCTTGAGCTTCCCGGTGTCCACGCTGAGCTTGAAGCTGAACGATTTCTACTTCCAACTGCGCGGGCCGCAACCAACGTCGCAACAAGTGGCCCTGGTGCTGATTGACGATGCGTCGCTGGACCATTACGGGCGATGGCCGTGGCATCGCACACAGTTGGCCCGCCTGATCAACGCGGTGAGCGCGCAGAATCCCAAGGCCATCGGCCTGGACGTTTTGCTGTCCGAACCGGAAGACGAGCCGAATGACGCGGCGCTTACGCAGGCTATCCAGTCGGCGCCAAACCTGGTGTTGGGCTCCAAGATTTCCAGCTCGCCGGATACGCGGCTGTGGATGGATCCTCTGCCGCGCTTTGCCCAGGCCGCCAAGGGCGTGGGCCACGTGCAGGCAATCACCGACTTTGACGGCTTGTGCCGCAGCGTCCCCCTGGAAGAGCCCAGCGCGGACGGGCTGCGCACGGCGTTTTCACTGAAGCTGGCGGGCCTGGTGAAACCGCAACTCAAAGCCCTGGAACGATCGCTCGATACGCGCGGCAGCGGCTTGGAAAAAATCTCGTCACGCACGCAACTGATTGACTATCGCCAGCAATTTGAGCCCGGCGCTGATCCGGCGCCTTTCGTCACGGTTTCCGCCGGCGACCTGCTGGCCGGCAAGAACACCGGACAACTGAGCGGCAAAGCGGTGCTGATCGGCTTTGGCAGCATTGAAGTAAGCGACCGTCTATTCACCCCGGTGAGCGACCAGCTCCCCATGCCCGGCGTGGAGATCAACGCCAATGTCCTGGACATGCTGCTCTCCGGCCGGTCTCTGCAACACGTGAGCGTTGCGTGGCAGTTGCTGGCCTTGGTCTTGCTAAGCATGACCGCCATCTGGCTGGTGGTGCGCGAACCCGGCGTGCGCGGCCTGGTGCTTCTGGCCGCCATGATCATTGCCGGCTATTTCGGAGCATATTTCCTGTTCCTGCGTTTTCATCTTCTGATTTCCTATGGTCCGTTGCTGGCGGCAGGCTTGCTGGCTGCGCCCATCGCGCAACTGGAGAACCTGCTGCTGGTGAATCGCGAAGTAACTTCCCGGTTGCAGCAACTGCGCCGGACGATCGCGCCCGCATCTGACGCGCGTCCACTCGGGGCGCAAGCCGAAGTTGCGGCCGGCGCGGCGCCGGCAGGTTTGCACTGGAAACTGGAAGCGCTCAAACATCTGCAGGCGGACCTCTCTTCGCTCTACACCTTCCGCCAGACGTTGTTGGAGACCATGCGTGAAGGTCTGGCGGTGTACGGCGCGGACGGCGCGTTGCTCTTCAGCAACGGCACCTGGAAAAAATTCTGTGAGCGCCACCGCACGCGCTTGGGCAACCTGGCGGGCGTCGCCGAGATGGCCGGCGGCTGGCCGGAAATCCAGAACCTGGCGCCGGATGGCAGCTCCTGGGCGGAGAATGAAGTTTCGCTCGAAGAAGAGCTCTGGCTGTTCCGCGCCGTGCGTCTGCCCTGGACTTCCTTCGCGGAAGCGGGAGCCTTGCTGGTGATGGCCGAAGACATTACCGCCCGCCGCCAGAGGGACCAGGCGCGGTCAGAAGCGCTCAGCTTTGTGACCCATGAACTGCGGACGCCGCTAGTCTCCATCCAGGGATTTTCCGAGCTGCTGATGCGCTACCCGAATTCGGCGGCCAGCAGTGAAGCACCCGCCACCATTTTCCGCGAGACTAACCGGCTGGTGGCGATGATCAACACCTACCTGGAAGTGCTGCGCTTGGACGCCGGCGCGCGGCCTCTGCGCCGCACCCGGGCCAACGTGCGCGATATGGTGGCGCACGTGGAGAAAGTTGTGCGTCCGCTGGCCGCGGCGGCGCACGTGCCGGTGCGGGTGGAAGTGGATTCCGAAGATGAGTTTGTCCTGTGCGATGAAACGCTGATCTCCGGCGCGCTCTTGAACCTGGTCAGCAATGCGATCAAGTACGGCGCACGCGACTCCGCGGTGGTGCTCCGCGTCACGTCCGGCGAACACGACATCGAATTTGAAGTGCACAACGCCGGGCCGGCCATCCCCGCCGCCGATCTGGAACACATTTTTGAGCGTTTTTATCGTCCGCAACGCAGCGAGTCCATCCCCGGATGGGGACTGGGCTTGAGTTTTGTGCGGCGCATCTGCCAGCAACATGGCGGAAGAGTGCAAGTCAGCAGTCATGAAATTTCAGGCACCTCGTTCCTGTTCACCTTACCGCGAGGGGCCATGGAAGTAACCGAGGTGGCACCATGA